A portion of the Sphingobacterium spiritivorum genome contains these proteins:
- a CDS encoding aspartate kinase, producing MKILKFGGTSVGSAARIKGLLDIVNPSERQIVVLSAVAGTTNALVEISQAYLVGKKDEAKQLIKQHKDKYESLIKELFTTDQGYKNGKDLIDYHFDFIGSLSNEHFTPIEEKVVLAQGELISTALFHFHLNEIGVPSVLLPALDFMKIDEDNEPMVSYIGEKLNALLAKYPDNTLFITQGFICRNSFGEIDNLRRGGSDYTASLIGAAIQADEVQIWTDIDGMHNNDPRVVKNTTPIAHLSFNEAAELAYFGAKILHPQSVFPAQKYNVPVRVLNTMDPKAAGTLISKDGAQKGIIRAIAAKDNITAIHIHSSRMLLAYGFLRKVFEIFERYKTPIDMITTSEVAVSLSIDDTTHLADIIKEVEDFGTVSADENQTIVCVVGDFGQNTHGYAARVLDAVKHLPIRMISYGGSDYNVSILMDSEYKTEALRSLHNRLF from the coding sequence ATGAAAATTCTAAAATTTGGAGGCACATCTGTCGGAAGTGCTGCACGTATCAAAGGGTTGTTAGATATTGTAAACCCTTCTGAACGTCAGATCGTAGTGTTGTCTGCTGTAGCAGGAACAACAAATGCTTTAGTCGAAATCAGTCAGGCTTATCTGGTAGGTAAGAAGGACGAGGCCAAGCAACTGATCAAGCAGCATAAGGATAAGTATGAGTCACTGATTAAAGAACTTTTCACAACAGATCAGGGATACAAAAACGGTAAAGATCTTATTGATTATCATTTTGATTTTATTGGTTCTCTTTCTAACGAGCACTTTACGCCGATAGAGGAAAAAGTGGTTCTGGCTCAGGGAGAGCTGATTTCTACTGCTTTGTTTCACTTTCATCTGAATGAGATCGGTGTCCCTTCTGTGTTGTTGCCGGCATTGGATTTTATGAAAATCGATGAGGATAACGAACCTATGGTCAGTTATATCGGCGAGAAATTGAACGCCTTACTTGCTAAATATCCGGACAATACGCTGTTTATTACGCAGGGATTCATTTGCCGTAACTCTTTTGGGGAGATCGATAACCTGCGCAGAGGAGGATCTGACTATACGGCATCGCTGATTGGTGCTGCTATTCAGGCGGATGAAGTACAGATATGGACGGATATAGACGGTATGCACAACAATGATCCCCGTGTCGTAAAGAATACTACACCTATCGCACATCTGAGTTTCAATGAAGCTGCAGAGCTGGCTTATTTCGGAGCGAAGATCTTGCATCCGCAATCTGTATTTCCTGCACAGAAGTATAATGTACCTGTGCGCGTATTGAATACAATGGATCCGAAAGCTGCCGGAACGCTGATCAGTAAAGATGGAGCGCAGAAAGGAATCATCCGGGCTATCGCAGCAAAAGATAATATCACCGCTATTCATATTCATTCATCCAGAATGTTGCTCGCATATGGTTTCTTGCGTAAAGTGTTTGAGATCTTTGAAAGATACAAGACTCCTATAGATATGATTACCACATCGGAAGTGGCTGTTTCTCTTTCTATTGATGATACTACTCATCTGGCAGATATTATTAAAGAAGTGGAAGATTTCGGAACGGTATCGGCAGATGAAAATCAAACTATCGTATGTGTCGTTGGTGACTTCGGTCAAAATACACATGGATATGCAGCGCGTGTACTGGATGCTGTAAAGCATCTGCCTATTCGTATGATTTCCTATGGTGGTTCGGACTATAATGTTTCGATCCTGATGGATTCTGAATACAAAACTGAGGCATTACGTTCATTACACAACCGTTTATTTTAA
- a CDS encoding D-2-hydroxyacid dehydrogenase, producing the protein MKILANDGIDPIGKKLLEDAGFEVDTNHIPQEELAAKLNNYDAITVRSATKVRQALIDACPNIKVIGRGGVGMDNIDVDYARSKGIAVINTPAASSLSVAELVFAHLLNGVRFLFDANRKMPVEGSTNFAGLKKAYAKGIELRGKTIGIVGFGRIGRETAKIALGLGMDVVFSDLYDGPTSLELSLSGGIKVEVPVKQVGLQELFSVSDFISLHVPFTDKPVIGKEEFPLLKDGVALVNASRGGVIDELALIEALDAGKVSFAALDVFDDEPAPRAGILQHAKISLTPHIGAATNEAQERIGEELATLIIQQLKK; encoded by the coding sequence ATGAAAATATTAGCAAATGACGGAATCGATCCAATCGGAAAGAAATTATTGGAAGATGCCGGATTTGAGGTAGATACAAATCATATTCCGCAAGAGGAATTAGCTGCAAAGCTGAATAATTACGATGCAATTACGGTACGTAGTGCTACTAAAGTAAGACAAGCTCTTATTGATGCCTGCCCGAATATCAAGGTAATTGGTAGAGGCGGGGTCGGAATGGATAATATTGATGTGGATTATGCGCGTAGTAAAGGTATAGCTGTTATCAATACGCCGGCTGCATCTTCTCTTTCTGTTGCTGAATTAGTATTTGCACATCTTCTTAACGGTGTACGTTTCTTATTCGATGCAAACCGTAAAATGCCTGTTGAGGGATCAACTAACTTTGCTGGTCTGAAAAAAGCGTATGCCAAAGGTATTGAATTACGTGGTAAAACAATTGGTATAGTAGGTTTCGGACGTATAGGCCGTGAAACGGCTAAAATTGCTTTAGGACTTGGTATGGATGTTGTTTTTTCTGATCTGTACGATGGCCCAACCTCTCTGGAGCTTTCACTCTCAGGAGGTATCAAGGTAGAAGTACCGGTGAAACAAGTCGGTCTGCAGGAGCTTTTCAGTGTTTCTGATTTTATCTCCTTACATGTGCCGTTTACAGATAAACCTGTAATTGGCAAAGAGGAGTTTCCATTATTAAAAGACGGAGTAGCCTTAGTCAATGCTTCACGTGGCGGTGTGATTGACGAGCTTGCATTAATAGAAGCTCTGGATGCAGGAAAAGTTTCTTTTGCTGCACTGGATGTTTTTGATGATGAACCGGCACCTCGTGCGGGAATCCTTCAGCATGCAAAGATCTCATTGACACCGCATATCGGAGCGGCTACAAATGAGGCTCAGGAACGCATAGGTGAAGAACTTGCCACTTTAATTATTCAGCAACTGAAGAAGTAA
- the serC gene encoding 3-phosphoserine/phosphohydroxythreonine transaminase: MKHNFGAGPCILPKEVFQEAAQAVIDFNNTGLSILEISHRSKDFEAVISETERLVRELLNVPQGYSILFLQGGASTQFAMVPLNLLPEGGKAAYFDTGVWATKAAKEAKKIGQVEVIASSSDRNYTYIPKNITVPSDAAYFHYTTNNTIYGTEVFDIPQSAVPVVADMSSDILSREINVADYGLIYAGAQKNMGPAGVTLVIVKDDLLGKTGRTLPSIFDYDSHIKGGSMYNTPPVYSIYVSMLNLRWLKAKGGISVIEQENIVKARTLYDEIDRNSLFKGTAEVEDRSRMNVTFVMNNPELEGEFLELAKERGHIGLKGHRSVGGFRASIYNALSISSVNALVDTMQEFEEKYK; this comes from the coding sequence ATGAAACACAATTTTGGAGCAGGGCCATGTATTTTGCCGAAGGAGGTTTTTCAAGAAGCTGCACAGGCTGTTATCGATTTCAATAACACAGGATTATCAATTTTAGAAATTTCGCACCGTTCCAAAGATTTTGAAGCTGTAATCTCGGAGACGGAACGCTTAGTTCGTGAATTGTTGAATGTGCCGCAAGGGTATTCCATTTTATTTCTGCAAGGTGGTGCAAGTACACAATTTGCTATGGTGCCGTTAAATCTTCTGCCAGAAGGTGGAAAAGCTGCCTATTTCGATACGGGAGTTTGGGCTACTAAAGCTGCTAAAGAAGCTAAGAAAATAGGGCAGGTAGAAGTGATCGCTTCTTCCAGTGACCGCAATTATACTTACATTCCGAAGAACATCACTGTACCTTCGGATGCTGCTTATTTCCATTATACTACTAATAATACGATCTACGGTACGGAGGTATTTGATATCCCTCAATCGGCTGTACCGGTAGTCGCTGATATGTCTTCAGATATTTTAAGTCGGGAGATCAATGTTGCTGACTATGGTCTGATCTACGCAGGAGCTCAAAAGAATATGGGACCTGCCGGTGTTACGCTTGTTATCGTTAAAGATGACCTTCTGGGTAAAACAGGACGTACACTTCCAAGTATCTTTGATTATGACAGTCATATTAAAGGCGGATCTATGTACAACACGCCTCCTGTATATTCTATCTATGTATCTATGCTCAATCTGCGTTGGTTGAAAGCTAAAGGTGGTATATCTGTTATTGAACAGGAAAATATCGTGAAAGCACGTACATTGTACGATGAGATTGACCGCAATTCACTGTTCAAAGGTACAGCAGAAGTAGAAGACCGTTCCAGAATGAATGTTACTTTCGTGATGAATAATCCGGAACTGGAAGGTGAATTTCTGGAATTAGCTAAAGAACGTGGTCATATCGGACTGAAAGGTCACCGTTCTGTAGGAGGTTTCCGTGCTTCTATCTATAATGCATTGAGTATTTCCTCCGTAAATGCATTGGTAGACACTATGCAGGAGTTTGAAGAAAAGTATAAATAA
- a CDS encoding 2-hydroxyacid dehydrogenase — MKVYISRNVPQEGLDYLSEHGLSYTVNTENKKLTQEELIRECQSADLLLNVGGVRLDQHFFDNCAHLKGVALASVGYDHVDMDAASKAGIPVSNTPDVLSGATADVAFLLMLAVSRKAFYRANEIREGKWNDFEFTKDLGIELNGKTLGIYGLGRIGLELARKAQAAYGMKIIYHNRHPNETAKRVLNAEYVNFDELLTQSDVLSVHANLSPETQYRFNKETFARMKKSAILINTGRGRIVHEQDLYTALVNGDIWGAGLDVTDPEPMNADSPLLTLPSVCVLPHIGSATIETRTNMIKMAANNLIAASKSNHMPQIVNGEVYKA, encoded by the coding sequence ATGAAAGTATATATATCCAGAAATGTACCACAGGAAGGATTGGATTATCTGAGCGAACATGGTCTGAGCTACACTGTCAATACGGAAAATAAAAAACTGACACAAGAAGAACTGATAAGGGAGTGTCAATCTGCTGATCTTTTATTAAATGTAGGCGGAGTACGTCTGGATCAACATTTTTTTGATAATTGTGCTCATCTTAAAGGTGTAGCACTGGCTAGCGTAGGCTACGACCATGTAGATATGGATGCTGCCAGCAAAGCCGGAATTCCGGTAAGCAACACTCCGGACGTACTTAGTGGAGCTACTGCGGATGTTGCATTCTTATTAATGCTGGCTGTATCCAGAAAAGCTTTCTACAGAGCAAATGAAATCAGAGAGGGAAAGTGGAATGATTTTGAGTTTACAAAAGACCTTGGAATAGAACTTAACGGAAAGACATTAGGTATCTATGGATTAGGCAGGATTGGTCTTGAGCTTGCCCGTAAAGCACAGGCTGCATACGGAATGAAGATTATCTATCACAATCGTCATCCCAATGAAACAGCTAAACGTGTCCTGAATGCCGAATATGTCAACTTTGATGAGCTCCTGACGCAAAGTGATGTGCTTTCTGTACATGCCAACCTGAGCCCGGAGACACAATATCGCTTTAATAAGGAAACATTTGCCAGAATGAAAAAATCGGCTATTCTGATCAATACAGGACGTGGCAGAATCGTTCACGAACAAGATCTGTACACTGCTCTGGTAAACGGAGACATATGGGGAGCCGGATTGGACGTGACAGATCCTGAACCTATGAATGCGGATAGTCCATTACTTACACTTCCATCGGTATGCGTACTGCCGCATATCGGATCAGCGACAATCGAGACACGAACTAATATGATAAAAATGGCTGCAAATAATCTGATAGCAGCCTCTAAATCAAACCATATGCCTCAGATTGTTAACGGGGAAGTTTACAAAGCATAA
- a CDS encoding YceI family protein: MKSKIFSILLLTVINSFSILTYAQKAETYRVDGSKSSITWKGDKVSGSHTGTVDLTTGTLDFTGKKLTGGGFVINMASIKDADKSAGLEKHLKADDFFGVEKFPTANFIIKKVEGSGNNVNITGNLTLKGVTQSISFPATITWNNDKTISATADKITVDRTKFGIQYKSKSIFSDIGDKFIYDEFTLSVKLIAKK; the protein is encoded by the coding sequence ATGAAATCAAAAATCTTCTCAATCTTACTGTTAACTGTCATCAACAGTTTTTCTATTCTGACCTATGCTCAAAAAGCAGAAACCTATCGTGTAGATGGATCAAAATCCTCTATTACATGGAAAGGTGATAAAGTTAGCGGCTCGCATACCGGAACAGTCGACCTGACTACCGGCACACTCGATTTTACCGGAAAAAAACTTACGGGTGGTGGTTTTGTGATCAATATGGCCAGCATTAAGGATGCGGACAAAAGTGCCGGACTTGAAAAACACCTGAAAGCAGATGATTTCTTTGGTGTAGAAAAATTCCCAACCGCTAACTTTATTATCAAAAAAGTGGAAGGTAGCGGCAATAATGTAAATATTACGGGTAACCTGACATTAAAAGGTGTTACACAATCCATCAGCTTTCCGGCTACAATCACCTGGAATAATGATAAAACAATCAGTGCTACTGCTGATAAAATCACGGTGGACAGAACAAAATTTGGTATTCAATATAAATCAAAATCCATCTTCTCAGATATAGGTGATAAGTTTATTTATGATGAATTCACCTTATCGGTAAAGCTGATAGCCAAAAAATAA
- the fabV gene encoding enoyl-ACP reductase FabV, with product MIIQPRTRGFICLTSHPEGAAQNIKNQIEYVKSKGTITDGPKKVLVIGASTGFGIASRITAAFGSGAATIGVFFEKPATEGKPGTAGWYNSAAFENEAKEAGLYAKSINGDAFSDEIKKEVIDLIKRDLGQVDLVVYSLASPRRTNPKNGVSYASVLKPISQPFTDKTVDFHTGVVSDISIQPIENEEDIANTVAVMGGEDWKFWIEDLKAAGVLAEGVKTVAYSYIGPKLTYPIYRNGTIGKAKDDLEATVPVINDLLKDLHGISYVSVNKALVTQSSSAIPVVPLYISLLYKVMKEKGIHEGTIEQIQRLFAERLYLDSTIPTDDKGRIRIDDLEMREDVQEEVAKLWDQVTTENLSDISDIKGYRDEFFNLFGFNVDGIDYEADTNEVVNVPSLANN from the coding sequence ATGATCATACAACCAAGAACGAGAGGATTTATATGTTTGACTTCGCATCCGGAAGGAGCTGCACAAAACATTAAAAATCAAATTGAATATGTGAAATCGAAAGGTACTATCACAGATGGTCCTAAGAAAGTATTAGTAATAGGTGCTTCTACAGGCTTCGGTATAGCATCCCGTATTACAGCTGCCTTCGGTTCGGGAGCAGCTACTATTGGCGTTTTCTTTGAGAAACCTGCTACAGAAGGTAAGCCGGGTACTGCAGGCTGGTATAATTCAGCAGCTTTTGAAAATGAAGCTAAAGAAGCCGGATTGTATGCGAAAAGTATCAATGGCGATGCATTCTCTGATGAAATCAAAAAAGAGGTAATTGACCTTATTAAAAGAGATTTGGGTCAGGTGGATCTGGTTGTGTATTCTTTAGCGTCTCCGCGTCGTACTAATCCTAAAAATGGTGTTAGTTATGCGTCAGTATTGAAACCTATCAGTCAGCCCTTTACAGATAAAACAGTAGATTTCCATACCGGAGTAGTTTCTGATATTTCCATTCAGCCTATTGAGAATGAAGAAGATATCGCGAATACTGTAGCTGTAATGGGAGGTGAAGACTGGAAATTCTGGATTGAAGATCTGAAAGCTGCCGGCGTATTGGCAGAAGGAGTGAAGACAGTCGCTTATTCTTATATTGGCCCTAAGCTGACGTATCCTATTTATAGAAACGGTACAATCGGAAAAGCTAAAGACGATTTGGAAGCTACCGTACCTGTGATCAACGATTTATTGAAAGATCTGCATGGTATTTCTTATGTTTCGGTTAATAAAGCACTGGTAACACAGTCCAGTTCTGCGATTCCGGTAGTTCCTCTTTATATTTCATTATTGTATAAAGTGATGAAAGAAAAAGGTATTCACGAAGGTACTATCGAGCAGATTCAGCGTTTGTTTGCGGAAAGATTATACTTAGACAGTACTATTCCTACCGATGATAAAGGACGTATTCGTATCGATGATCTGGAAATGCGTGAAGATGTACAGGAAGAAGTTGCTAAGTTATGGGATCAGGTCACTACCGAAAATCTAAGCGACATCAGTGATATCAAAGGATACCGTGATGAATTCTTTAATTTGTTTGGTTTCAATGTGGACGGTATTGACTATGAAGCGGACACAAATGAGGTCGTAAACGTACCTAGTTTAGCAAATAATTAA
- a CDS encoding multidrug resistance efflux transporter family protein has translation MPNKIRISPIFLGVISSLFFAATFVLNRAMSLDGGHWIWSAAFRFVWMLPLLMIIVGFRKGLKSTFIAIRANFWSWILWSTVGFGIFYSTLTFGAKFGPSWLVASTFETTIIFGMLLAPLLSPRAANQISKGSLAFSALIILGIIIMQISQAKFTSWADIAMGTIPVLIAAIAYPLGNRKMMMVTDGKLDAYQRTLGMTICSMPFWIILCFFAYQQDGLPSSGQLTQTFIVALSSGVIATVLFFTATDRVRNSPHKLAAVEATQSMEVIFALIGELLILHGAFPDMYSLAGIVLVIAGMILHSRHTT, from the coding sequence ATGCCGAACAAAATCAGGATATCTCCGATTTTTTTGGGAGTAATATCTTCCCTGTTTTTTGCCGCTACTTTTGTCCTTAACAGAGCAATGTCTCTGGATGGCGGACACTGGATCTGGTCGGCCGCATTCCGCTTTGTATGGATGCTCCCCCTGCTCATGATCATTGTCGGTTTCCGAAAAGGCTTAAAATCAACTTTTATCGCTATCAGGGCCAATTTCTGGTCCTGGATACTGTGGAGCACCGTAGGATTCGGGATATTCTACAGTACACTGACTTTCGGAGCAAAGTTTGGCCCCTCCTGGTTAGTCGCCAGCACTTTTGAGACCACTATTATATTCGGGATGCTGCTTGCTCCTTTGTTGAGCCCGCGTGCAGCAAACCAGATTTCTAAAGGATCACTGGCATTTTCGGCTCTTATTATTTTAGGAATTATTATTATGCAGATCAGTCAGGCTAAATTTACCAGCTGGGCTGATATTGCTATGGGTACTATTCCTGTCCTGATAGCAGCGATCGCTTATCCACTCGGAAACCGTAAGATGATGATGGTCACTGACGGCAAACTGGACGCTTATCAAAGAACATTAGGTATGACCATTTGCAGCATGCCTTTTTGGATTATCCTGTGCTTCTTTGCCTATCAACAAGATGGACTGCCTTCTTCCGGACAGCTGACACAGACTTTCATCGTCGCATTATCTTCAGGAGTCATTGCTACTGTTCTATTTTTTACCGCAACAGACCGCGTACGCAACAGTCCGCATAAACTTGCTGCTGTAGAGGCTACCCAGTCTATGGAAGTTATCTTTGCATTGATCGGCGAACTGCTGATTCTTCATGGTGCATTTCCGGATATGTATTCTTTGGCCGGAATAGTATTAGTGATAGCAGGTATGATCTTACATAGCCGGCATACAACCTGA
- a CDS encoding GNAT family N-acetyltransferase yields the protein MEQTYTLKRTNSDNLDFQKLVLELDKDLAIKNGETNTFFAQYNKIDSIQYVVVAYEADKAVGCGAIKEYGKGIMEVKRMFVPVEMRGKGIAGKVLEELQLWAKELGYRKCILETGDKMIEAIGLYKKNHFKVIPNYGQYTNTKSSICFEKGI from the coding sequence ATGGAACAGACCTATACCCTGAAAAGAACAAACTCAGACAACCTGGATTTTCAAAAATTGGTACTTGAACTTGATAAAGACTTAGCTATTAAAAATGGAGAAACAAATACTTTCTTTGCTCAATACAATAAAATTGACTCTATCCAGTATGTAGTAGTGGCTTATGAAGCAGACAAAGCAGTGGGGTGCGGAGCAATAAAGGAGTATGGAAAAGGTATTATGGAAGTTAAAAGAATGTTCGTCCCTGTTGAGATGCGTGGCAAGGGCATTGCAGGGAAAGTATTGGAGGAATTACAGCTTTGGGCTAAAGAATTGGGCTATAGAAAATGTATTCTGGAAACAGGTGACAAAATGATTGAGGCTATTGGTTTATATAAGAAAAACCATTTTAAAGTCATTCCGAACTATGGACAATATACAAATACGAAGAGCAGTATTTGTTTTGAAAAGGGAATTTAA
- a CDS encoding Dps family protein encodes MKTNIGIKSEHLEKVAQALNILLADETVLYVKTRNAHWNIEGSDFHAVHLFFEEQYNQLSETIDDIAERIRSLGHYAVGTMKQYLEIAHLSESTHGKNDSKTYMKELLGDHESIIMYIRGLVDEFEEKYGDSGSSDFVTALLEQHEKMAWMLRSHLS; translated from the coding sequence ATGAAAACTAATATTGGAATTAAAAGTGAGCACTTAGAAAAAGTAGCTCAGGCATTGAATATTTTATTAGCTGATGAAACCGTATTATATGTCAAAACCAGAAATGCACACTGGAATATTGAGGGAAGTGATTTTCATGCGGTTCATTTGTTTTTTGAGGAACAATACAATCAACTTTCTGAAACAATCGACGATATTGCAGAACGTATACGTTCATTGGGACATTATGCGGTAGGAACAATGAAACAATATCTGGAAATAGCGCATTTATCAGAATCTACGCATGGTAAAAATGACAGCAAGACCTATATGAAAGAATTGTTGGGTGACCATGAATCAATTATTATGTATATCCGCGGACTGGTAGATGAATTTGAAGAAAAATACGGAGATAGCGGAAGTTCAGATTTCGTAACAGCTTTATTGGAGCAGCACGAAAAGATGGCCTGGATGTTACGCTCACATTTAAGCTAA
- a CDS encoding aldo/keto reductase: MRKVRLGQSDLEIVPLVFGGNVFGWTLDEKQSFDILDAYLDKGFDAVDTSNQYSHWVPGNTGGESETIIGNWLKKSGNRDKIVLMTKVGGTFPGNPKPNTSKQHILEQVDVSLKRLQTDYIDLYQTHYDDESIPVEETLEAYEQLVKAGKVRWIGTSNMSAQRILESIQVSGQQHLPRYQTLQPEYNLFSREKYETQYEQLALEQQLGVLTYYSLASGFLTGKYKSDADFNQSARSEGVKKQYWNERGKRIVAALEEVADAYKTTSTAVALAWLIARPSVAAPIVSATRENHLEPFVSAVQLQLSPESMEKLDDASDWK; encoded by the coding sequence ATGAGAAAAGTAAGATTAGGCCAGTCTGATCTGGAAATCGTTCCTTTGGTTTTCGGAGGCAATGTATTTGGCTGGACATTAGATGAAAAGCAGTCATTTGATATTTTAGATGCTTATCTGGATAAAGGATTTGATGCTGTTGATACATCCAATCAGTATTCGCACTGGGTACCGGGGAATACAGGAGGGGAATCCGAAACCATTATCGGAAACTGGCTGAAGAAGAGCGGCAACAGAGATAAAATTGTACTGATGACAAAAGTAGGAGGGACTTTTCCCGGAAACCCAAAGCCTAATACATCTAAGCAACATATTCTGGAGCAGGTAGATGTTTCCTTAAAAAGATTGCAGACTGATTATATTGATCTTTACCAGACCCATTATGATGATGAAAGTATTCCTGTAGAAGAAACACTGGAAGCATATGAGCAGTTGGTAAAAGCTGGTAAAGTAAGATGGATTGGAACCTCTAATATGTCCGCACAACGTATATTGGAGTCCATACAGGTTAGCGGGCAGCAACACTTACCACGGTATCAGACTCTGCAGCCGGAGTATAATCTCTTTTCTAGAGAAAAGTATGAGACACAATATGAACAACTTGCGCTAGAGCAACAGTTGGGTGTACTGACTTATTACTCTCTGGCTAGTGGCTTTCTAACGGGCAAATACAAGAGTGATGCGGATTTTAATCAATCGGCAAGAAGTGAGGGCGTTAAAAAACAGTATTGGAACGAGCGTGGCAAACGTATTGTTGCAGCTCTGGAAGAGGTCGCTGATGCATATAAAACAACTTCTACGGCTGTGGCTTTGGCCTGGCTGATCGCAAGACCATCTGTAGCGGCTCCGATTGTCAGTGCAACCAGGGAAAATCATCTAGAGCCATTTGTTTCAGCCGTGCAATTACAACTTAGTCCTGAATCTATGGAGAAGCTGGATGATGCAAGTGATTGGAAATAA